Proteins from a single region of Ischnura elegans chromosome 2, ioIscEleg1.1, whole genome shotgun sequence:
- the LOC124153642 gene encoding zinc finger protein 622, whose amino-acid sequence MSSVQPEMYTCIACRVAFKNSEVQRQHYKSDWHRYNLKRRVAELPPVSAEEFQRRVLLQREKDEAENKESSVYCNYCKKSFNNQKSYENHLNSKKHRDSVSSYINENSVSASNNVDSKSKIASGSGSSGSKSGPREFVNRQDARRRMDSDISTDSEIEEVDSDEWEEISGEAIPVNDCLFCNHHSCNVEKNLKHMTLVHSFFVPDVEYVVDMDGLLTYLGEKVGEGFMCLWCNTRGRTFYSLEAVRKHMIDKGHCKMLHEGEALAEYVDFYDYSSSYPTDSENPDEEVMIPVLEDSDYTLTLPSGAVIGHRSLMRYYRQNLNPNRSLVLQKGIHRVIAQYKSLGCATTCAEALQRKARDVHYMKKVQAKNVLKLSTKANKFQRYFRPQVNF is encoded by the exons ATGTCGTCTGTACAGCCAGAAATGTACACGTGTATAGCGTGTAGGGTAGCTTTTAAGAATTCTGAAGTGCAGAGACAGCATTATAAATCTGATTGGCATAGATATAACTTGAAGCGAAGAGTTGCCGAGCTTCCTCCTGTATCTGCAGAAGAATTTCAACGTCGAGTTTTGCTACAAAGGGAGAAAGACGAGGCTGAAAATAAGGAGTCGTCAGTCTATTGCAACTACtgcaaaaaatcatttaacaATCAGAAGTCCTACGAAAATCATCTCAACTCCAAAAAACACCGAGATTCAGTTTCCAGTTATATCAATGAAAATTCTGTTAGTGCTTCGAACAATGTCGATTCCAAGTCAAAAATAGCGAGTGGTAGTGGCAGTAGTGGTAGTAAGAGTGGCCCTCGAGAATTTGTGAATCGTCAAGATGCTCGAAGAAGAATGGATAGTGATATTTCTACTGACTCTGAAATAGAAGAAGTGGATTCTGACGAGTGGGAAGAAATAAGTGGAGAAGCTATCCCCGTTAATGACTGCTTGTTTTGCAACCATCATAGCTGTAATGTTGAGAAAAATTTGAAGCACATGACATTAgtgcattccttttttgttccGGACGTAGAGTATGTCGTAGATATGGATGGCCTCTTGACGTATTTAGGAGAAAAGGTTGGGGAAGGGTTCATGTGTCTTTGGTGTAATACCAGAGGAAGAACATTCTATTCCCTTGAAGCAGTGAGGAAGCATATGATCGATAAAGGACACTGTAAAATGCTTCATGAAGGAGAGGCTTTGGCTGAATATGTGGACTTTTACGATTACAGTTCCAGTTACCCGACTGATTCTGAAAATCCTGACGAAGAAGTGATGATACCTGTCTTGGAAGATTCAGATTACACTCTGACCTTGCCATCTGGTGCAGTCATAGGTCACAGGTCTCTTATGAGATACTATAG gcaaAATTTGAATCCAAATAGAAGTCTGGTGCTGCAGAAGGGTATTCATCGCGTCATAGCGCAGTATAAGTCACTTGGATGTGCTACTACTTGCGCCGAGGCTTTGCAAAG GAAAGCTAGAGATGTCCACTACATGAAAAAAGTTCAAGCAAAAAATGTGCTCAAGCTGTCAACTAAAGCAAACAAGTTCCAGAGATATTTTAGACCTCAGGTTAACTTTTGA